Proteins encoded in a region of the Streptomyces sp. NBC_00310 genome:
- a CDS encoding alpha-galactosidase translates to MLEIGADSRTWLLTGPRSSYALRLTENDELLHLHWGPRIALADAEDLAARQQLPYWPFEAPVDGHEEYPVEGGPRFTRPALSVRTDERRGTEWTFQAYEAEGDELRLRFTDGGLGITLHYRMRDDVVERWVTLANEGPAVELLRADSATWTLPPRAEEAWRLSQLHGRWAAESRLVHGDLTYGEKVIGSRRGHTGHQHLPWVALDTDATEERGEVYGCALGWSGSWRIAVAQLPDARVQITGGAGYDESGLLRLETGGTFTTPVFAGLWSDGGFGGASRAWHTYQRTYVIPDAEQDRPVLFNSWEATEFDISEEQQGTLARRAAAIGVELFVVDDGWFGARTSDRAGLGDWTPNPDRFPKGLKPLADYVHALGMQFGIWVEPEMINPDSELYRAHPEWAQYQPGRKRTELRNQLVLNLAREDVQEYLWERLDALLSSAPIDYVKWDFNRCFTDAGWPGEPYPQKLWVEHVHAFYALLDRLRAAHPGVAFESCSGGGGRIDLGVMARTDQVWTSDNTDPLDRLAIQHGFSQVHPARIMAAWVTDSPNNQLNGRVSSLRFRFVSAMAGVLGVGGDLTEWTEEELAEARGWVELYKEIRPVVQRGDLYRLRPPTGGLSAVQYVHGDEVVVLAWLQAQHYGEPLAPLRLRGIDPTEKYECRETGEVHRGAVLLHHGLRTGLRGDFDAKVIRLRRT, encoded by the coding sequence ATGTTGGAAATCGGCGCAGACAGCCGGACCTGGCTTCTCACGGGGCCCCGGAGCAGCTATGCCCTGCGGCTCACGGAGAACGACGAGCTGCTGCACCTGCACTGGGGTCCCCGGATCGCGCTCGCCGACGCCGAGGACTTGGCCGCCAGGCAGCAGCTGCCGTACTGGCCGTTCGAGGCCCCGGTCGACGGACACGAGGAGTACCCCGTCGAGGGCGGTCCCCGCTTCACCCGTCCCGCTCTCTCCGTGCGCACGGACGAGCGGCGCGGCACCGAGTGGACCTTCCAGGCGTACGAGGCCGAAGGCGACGAGCTGCGGCTGCGGTTCACCGACGGCGGACTCGGGATCACGCTGCACTACCGGATGCGCGACGACGTGGTCGAGCGCTGGGTGACCCTCGCCAACGAAGGGCCGGCGGTGGAGCTGCTGCGGGCCGACTCGGCGACCTGGACGCTGCCGCCGCGCGCGGAGGAGGCCTGGCGGCTGTCCCAGCTGCACGGGCGGTGGGCGGCCGAGTCCCGGCTGGTGCACGGGGACCTCACGTACGGCGAGAAGGTCATCGGCAGCCGGCGCGGGCACACCGGGCACCAGCACCTGCCCTGGGTCGCCCTGGACACCGACGCCACCGAGGAGCGCGGCGAGGTCTACGGCTGTGCCCTCGGCTGGTCGGGGTCCTGGCGGATCGCGGTCGCCCAACTCCCGGACGCGCGCGTGCAGATCACCGGCGGCGCCGGATACGACGAGTCCGGTCTGCTGCGGCTGGAGACGGGCGGGACGTTCACGACGCCCGTCTTCGCCGGCCTGTGGAGCGACGGCGGCTTCGGCGGGGCGAGCCGTGCCTGGCACACGTATCAGCGGACGTACGTCATCCCGGACGCGGAGCAGGACCGGCCGGTGCTCTTCAACTCCTGGGAGGCCACCGAGTTCGACATCTCCGAGGAACAGCAGGGGACGCTCGCGCGGCGGGCGGCAGCCATCGGGGTCGAGCTGTTCGTCGTGGACGACGGCTGGTTCGGGGCGCGCACCAGTGACCGGGCCGGCCTCGGCGACTGGACGCCCAACCCGGACCGCTTCCCGAAGGGGCTGAAGCCGCTCGCCGACTACGTGCATGCCCTCGGGATGCAATTCGGCATCTGGGTCGAGCCCGAGATGATCAACCCGGACAGCGAGCTGTACCGGGCGCACCCCGAATGGGCGCAGTACCAACCGGGGCGAAAGCGGACGGAGCTGCGTAATCAGCTCGTCCTCAATCTCGCGCGCGAGGACGTCCAGGAATACCTCTGGGAGCGGCTCGACGCACTCCTGTCCAGCGCGCCGATCGACTATGTGAAGTGGGACTTCAATCGCTGCTTCACGGACGCCGGCTGGCCCGGTGAGCCGTATCCGCAGAAGCTGTGGGTCGAGCACGTGCACGCCTTCTACGCCCTGCTGGACCGGCTGCGGGCCGCGCACCCCGGGGTGGCGTTCGAGTCGTGCTCGGGTGGCGGCGGCCGTATCGACCTCGGAGTGATGGCGCGGACGGACCAGGTGTGGACGTCCGACAACACCGACCCGCTGGACCGGCTCGCCATCCAGCACGGCTTCAGTCAGGTCCACCCGGCCCGGATCATGGCCGCGTGGGTCACCGACAGCCCGAACAACCAGCTCAACGGCCGGGTCAGCTCGCTGCGGTTCCGGTTCGTCAGCGCCATGGCGGGTGTGCTGGGCGTCGGCGGCGACCTCACCGAGTGGACGGAGGAGGAGCTGGCCGAGGCGCGGGGCTGGGTCGAGCTGTACAAGGAGATCCGGCCGGTCGTGCAGCGCGGCGACCTCTACCGGCTGCGGCCGCCGACGGGCGGGCTGAGTGCCGTGCAGTACGTCCACGGTGACGAGGTCGTCGTCCTGGCCTGGCTCCAGGCCCAGCACTACGGCGAGCCGCTCGCCCCGCTCCGC